Below is a genomic region from Spirosoma radiotolerans.
TGGCCTTTATGGGTCTTTGTTTGTTCTTCTCCGTCGGTTTTCACCCACTGGGCGCCCGCTGGATTCAGGAGCATTTTCTGACACTCGATCCCGAACAGGAAACCTATAGCTATTACGGTCCGCTGAATGGCCCCAACCTGAACGTGGGTTTCCACAATGAGCACCATGATTTCCCGTCTATTCCCTGGAATAAACTACCCGAAATCAAGAAAAGCGCTCCAGAATATTACGATACCCTGAAGTACCATACTTCGTTTGTGAAGCTGTTTTTCCGTTTCCTGTTCGATCAGGAGATCTCGCTTTTCTCACGCATCGTTCGCAAAGAGCGCGGTCGAGTAAGCGTAGCCGATCAATCAAAGCCGGATTTGGAGTTGGTGCAAGCCCAGTCAGCACACGCTGAAACAGCCGCTTAAACTGTTTTTATCATTTAACAAAAATCCCCGCCAGCATCTGGCGGGGATTTTTGTTAACGGAAGATGTGATCGAACCTCGCTTTTGTAAGGTCTTAGTACCTTAAAGCCGATCTGTAGCCTGTACTTGGTTAGGAGCGCTATAAAGTGTAGACTTATCTCTGTCAAAACGTTGAAATAATTTTCACAGTAGTCAGAAATGTCTTGATAATACGAGATTAGGAATAGGCCTCCCTTGTTCTAATTTACATTTCGAGAGGTTGAAGGCCGATAGTAAGTTAATATCTAACGTTTTCTTTGTTGAAATTAAGTTGCCGAATAGTCCCACAGGAACTGAATGTTTGTAGAACAGAATGGTTTGGGCTTGAACATTGATCGCGTAGCGATCTAACTAGGCGTTTGTTGGATCACTACGCGACCAATACCTCCTCTAAAAACGAGTTTTCTACAAACATTTGATCGCTAACGCGACCGCTGCGATATCCCACAACTTAGATTGAATTAATTTCAAAACTTAGCCTTCCCTGAATCCAGAAACGCAACGAAGTGCGCTACATCCCGGTCGTAGTTCTTGGGCGGCACAAGCAACTTTCCGTCGGTATTGACCAGGCAGTAATGCGGCTGTGCATTGTTATTAAATTTCGTGATCTGCAGATCAGCGTTTTGAGCGCCGATACTCTTCTTGACTTTTTGATCATACGTGGACGTGTACCATTCTGCTTCGGGCAATTCGGTCTTGTCGTCTACGTAGAGAGCCAAAATAACGAAGTCGTTCTGTAAACGGGTCATCACCGCCGGATCTGACCAGACACGGGCTTCCATCTCGCGGCAGTTCACACAACCGTGCCCCGTGAAGTCAATGAATACAGGTTTATTCACTTTTTTGGCGTAGGCCAAGGCTTGTTTGTAATCGAAAAAGCCTTGTAAGCCACGTGGCAAGCGAAACAGATCTCCATATTTTGGCGTCTCGGTTAGGCTATTCGCGGATGGAGCCGCAACTTGCTGATTCGTCAGGTTAAAATCCTGCGAAGTCTCGGGAGGGAGGTAGCCAGACAGGGCTTTCAATGGAGCGCCCCAAAGGCCAGGAATCATGTAGACCACAAACGAGAGTGTAGCAATGGCTAACAGCAGCTTCTGGACGCTGATAAATTTGGTTTCGCTGTCATGCGGTAACCGAATTTTCCCCAAGAAATAAAAGCCGATCAAGGCGAAAATGACGATCCAGAGAGACAAAAATACTTCGCGGTCAAGCAAGCCCCAATGATATACCTGGTCGGCAATACTCAGGAATTTTAGCGCCAGCGCCAATTCCAGAAAGCCCAATACGACTTTTACCGAATTAAGCCATCCTCCCGAGCGGGGTAAGCTTTTTAACCATTGCGGAAAAGCAGCAAACAACGTGAATGGAATCGCGAAGGCCGACGAGAAGGCTGCCATGCCTAAAATAGGCTTGATTACTTCTCCTCCGGCCGATGCAACCAGCAAGCTACCAACAATGGGTCCTGTGCAGGAGAACGACACTAGCACCAGGGTGAAGGCCATAAAGAAAATCCCGGCAATACCACCCTGTTCTGACTTCGCGTCGGCCTGGTTAATGAGCGAATTGGGCAGAACAATTTCAAAAAGACCCAGAAAAGACAGACCAAAAATAAAGAAGATGGCAAAAAACAGGATGTTGGGAAGCCAGTGCGTACTAACGAAATTGGCAAATGCAGGGCCGTTGAACCGGGATACCACCGTGCCAATGAGCACATAGATACCAATGATGAAAAAGCCATACAAAAGAGCTTTCCATTGGCCACCCTGCTGATTGGTGAAGAAACTAACTGTGGCAGGAATAATTGGGAAGACACAAGGCGTGAGCAACGCAACCAAACCTGATAGAAAAGCGGCCAGCATAAAACTCCACAGCGATCCATCGACTGCTTTAGTTGTTTCATCGACAACGACGTCTGGCTCATTAGCCGTGGTCGTACTGGTCGAGGTTAGGGACTCCGTTGCTTCAGTAGCTGCTACAGCCGCTTCTGGCGTCGTGCCTGAAATGGCCGTTTCAGATGTTGGCTGCGTAACCGTCGACGCGGCAGTGGGTGAAGAAACTGCCACTGCTGGGGTAGCTGTTGGGCCCTCTACGAGCAAACCTGTTATGGCGAAATCGTCATTACCCGGAATACACTGGCCATCGCTATCCGTACAGACTTGATAGTCGATATTACCCTCAAGAATAGGCTTGTCCGTTAAAATTTTGATCCGTTGAGAAAACTGGGCAGGGCCGTGCATCAGGTACGTATCCCCTTCAAACACCTCTTCGAACTTGGTTTCTACCTTGCTGACTGGTTTTATCTTTCCAACTAATTCATAAGTCTTATTCGGCGTAAACTTAATGACTGTTGGCAGAGGCCCATCAATTTTGGGGTTGACATCTGAAGAGTAAATATGGTACCCGTCTTTGATATTGGCGGTAAACCGTACCTCAACAACATCACCAATTTTGGCCGAAGATTTGGTTGACTTATAAGTCCAGGAGACTGGTTTAATGATTTGGGCAAACGTAGTGAGGGGTAGCAATAGCCACACAACGAGCGTACTAATTGATTTCATACCGCTTTGGGTAAGTGATGGTTTGGTAGGTGAACAGCAATTGAACGAAAATATTTCCATTTCTCATCTAACTGCAAAAGAAAACCCCGGTACTGGCCGGGGTTTCTCAATAAAGGTACGAAAGCTGTTTATTAATAACTGAATAGTATAGGATTCAGATCATCTTGTGGATGACTGCCGACGGGAACATTATTAAGCCACTTGGCGTGGTCAGCCACCTGAAATTTGTTGCGCGGCTGCATAATAACCTGATCCATATCCATATAAATCATTGTCATAACCTTGCGTGGTCGGTCGGAAATATTGGGCCCTGCCCGGTGAAATGTCCAGCCGGCATGATAGCTCACTTCGCCCAGATCGAACGGAGCATCGTGCATTGGGAAATTCTGCTGTTGGAGTGTATCGGCAAGAGTTTTTTCGCTAGCGTCGCTGATCTCAATATCGCGTCCAATCTCAATGTGCTGGCTTCCTTCGGCGAAAGCCAGCGGGCCCATGTCCATAGGTGTTTGCTGGAGCGGAATCCAAACCGTAACCGTGTTGGGCGATGCCAGCGGCCAGTAAAACTGGTCGGCGTGCCAGGGCGTAATGCCGCCCGATGGCTCTTTGTACAACGCCTGGTCGTGGTAGATGCGAACGCCCTTCACGCCCATCAGATCGGTGGCAATTTTGGCAAGCCGTCTGGAGAAAACAAACTCCTTCGCCTGGTCGTCCTCGCGCCACAAGTTCATGATTTGAAGAAAAGCCCGCTCGTAGGTAGTGCGTTCTTCCATCGGTTTGATAAGCGTATTGAGCTTAAATACCAGATTAGTAATAATGGTGCCATAATAGTCAAGCACGGCCGGGCTAAGTACATCTTTCAGCTTAACGTAGCCTTTCTCACGATAGGAGGCAATCGCTTTCGGTTCGACCACGTAGGGGGCCTGTAGTTCACTCAGCAGTGTTTCCCGATCAATTGTAGCGTCCATTGGGGAATCGTTTAAAGATAGTTTATACAACAAAAGTAAAGCGTCGATAGAGGAGCTATCGACATAGATTTTACAGATTCCTGTTTAATTTTGACCCACATACTGTTATACATCCACCAGACGTGTTAAAATAAGACTTCTTATGAAGGCTCTTTTCGAGAAAGTAATGTTCAATGAGCAGAGTTCGCTACTGGTTCGCCGGTTTGAGTTGCTCTATTTTGATGCGCCCTGGCATTATCATCCGGAATATGAACTGACATACATTGTTAGGAGTCATGGCCGACGTTTTGTTGGCGACCATGTAGAACCGTTTCTGGCGGGCGATTTAGTGTTGCTTGGCCCTGATTTGCCTCACTTCTGGCGGAATGATGACGAATTTTATCAGACAGATTCACCGCATCTGGTCGAATCAATCGTC
It encodes:
- a CDS encoding protein-disulfide reductase DsbD family protein; translated protein: MKSISTLVVWLLLPLTTFAQIIKPVSWTYKSTKSSAKIGDVVEVRFTANIKDGYHIYSSDVNPKIDGPLPTVIKFTPNKTYELVGKIKPVSKVETKFEEVFEGDTYLMHGPAQFSQRIKILTDKPILEGNIDYQVCTDSDGQCIPGNDDFAITGLLVEGPTATPAVAVSSPTAASTVTQPTSETAISGTTPEAAVAATEATESLTSTSTTTANEPDVVVDETTKAVDGSLWSFMLAAFLSGLVALLTPCVFPIIPATVSFFTNQQGGQWKALLYGFFIIGIYVLIGTVVSRFNGPAFANFVSTHWLPNILFFAIFFIFGLSFLGLFEIVLPNSLINQADAKSEQGGIAGIFFMAFTLVLVSFSCTGPIVGSLLVASAGGEVIKPILGMAAFSSAFAIPFTLFAAFPQWLKSLPRSGGWLNSVKVVLGFLELALALKFLSIADQVYHWGLLDREVFLSLWIVIFALIGFYFLGKIRLPHDSETKFISVQKLLLAIATLSFVVYMIPGLWGAPLKALSGYLPPETSQDFNLTNQQVAAPSANSLTETPKYGDLFRLPRGLQGFFDYKQALAYAKKVNKPVFIDFTGHGCVNCREMEARVWSDPAVMTRLQNDFVILALYVDDKTELPEAEWYTSTYDQKVKKSIGAQNADLQITKFNNNAQPHYCLVNTDGKLLVPPKNYDRDVAHFVAFLDSGKAKF
- a CDS encoding phytanoyl-CoA dioxygenase family protein produces the protein MDATIDRETLLSELQAPYVVEPKAIASYREKGYVKLKDVLSPAVLDYYGTIITNLVFKLNTLIKPMEERTTYERAFLQIMNLWREDDQAKEFVFSRRLAKIATDLMGVKGVRIYHDQALYKEPSGGITPWHADQFYWPLASPNTVTVWIPLQQTPMDMGPLAFAEGSQHIEIGRDIEISDASEKTLADTLQQQNFPMHDAPFDLGEVSYHAGWTFHRAGPNISDRPRKVMTMIYMDMDQVIMQPRNKFQVADHAKWLNNVPVGSHPQDDLNPILFSY